Sequence from the Atribacterota bacterium genome:
CAACCAGTAGTGGAAGTTGAAGCAGTAAATGGCAGGGAAAATGTTCCCGAGGAACTGGCTGATTTGATAAAATAATTATTCAGTGTATGATAATGAAATAACTCAAGAGTACGAAGGTCATAGTAATAAAAATTATTTATAATCTATCGGCTTCGTACTCTTATATTCTTGTAAATAACTAAGCTGGCGCAAGAAATTAAGGAGTATCCTATTGGGAAAACGTTTTGAGCTTTTGTATATTATTGCAGCTATTACCGGTTTTATTATATTATTTTTTAATGTCTTTCCAATTTTAAATACTTTTTACTGGACTGATTTAGATACTATAAAAGAGACCATTGTTGATAAAGAAGTTCTGGCAAGTATATGGTTAAGTGTGAAATGTGCTTCAATTACAACTGTAATTGCATTTTTTCTTGGTATTCCCCTGGCATATTATTTAGCACGCCATGAATTTAAATTTAAAAATCTCATTGAAAGTCTGGTAGACATCCCGATGGTCATTCCTCATACTGTTGCCGGCATCTGTCTGTTAACCGTATTAAGTCCACGCAGTCCTATCGGTCATTTTCTGGATAAAAACAATATCGAAACCCTGGGAACTGAAATAGGGATTGTTATTGCAATGCTTTTTGTCAGCATGCCTCTTTTAGTTGATTCAGCTAAAGATGCCTTTAAGTGGGTTCCTACCAGAATGGAAAATGTATCACGTAGTTTAGGTGCTACTCAAATGCAGACCTT
This genomic interval carries:
- a CDS encoding ABC transporter permease — protein: MGKRFELLYIIAAITGFIILFFNVFPILNTFYWTDLDTIKETIVDKEVLASIWLSVKCASITTVIAFFLGIPLAYYLARHEFKFKNLIESLVDIPMVIPHTVAGICLLTVLSPRSPIGHFLDKNNIETLGTEIGIVIAMLFVSMPLLVDSAKDAFKWVPTRMENVSRSLGATQMQTFLGVTFILSWRGILSGMIVTWARAISEFGAVIILAYHPMIAPTLIYERFTTYGMKYAVPSNIILIAISIIIFIILRLVSLGGKEKHDTH